A window from Triticum aestivum cultivar Chinese Spring chromosome 6D, IWGSC CS RefSeq v2.1, whole genome shotgun sequence encodes these proteins:
- the LOC123144889 gene encoding uncharacterized protein At2g24330, protein MASTPADGAGEPVEAKGKGKEEGEKKKAGGGVLGRMWRGLFGGREDYEKRLQYLSKEEAAVHARMRRRTQFSRRTVRNIIVLSVIAEAVAVGYAIMMTRDEDLTWQMRAIRVLPMFVLPAISSVVYSAVVNFTRMLERKDEKTLEKLRAERKAKIDELKERTNYYLTQQLIQKYDLDPAAKAAAASVLASKLGADSGLRVHLGEEPNYDAAVVMSNNAEILPSDGLRNRKQPNARGSRTGSTTAAHTSAQGVESSPALNAGLENVQPTRVVEHYQGSGASDGGWIAKIAALLVGEDPSQSYALICGNCHMHNGLARKEDYPHITYYCPHCHALNTSNNSMGQYSGSNSGPSTPVAPADVISATSSVVESELINMATVQELPKEEHAEKEVEAS, encoded by the exons ATGGCTTCCACGCCGGCGGACGGAGCAGGCGAGCCGGTGGAGGCCAAGggcaaggggaaggaggagggggagaagaagaaggcGGGGGGAGGGGTGCTGGGGAGGATGTGGCGCGGCCTCTTCGGCGGCCGCGAGGACTACGAGAAGCGCCTGCAGTACCTGTCCAAGGAGGAGGCCGCCGTCCACGCGCGGATGCGCCGCCGGACCCAGTTCTCCCGCCGCACCGTCCGCAACATCATCGTCCTCTCCGTCATCGCCGAG GCTGTGGCTGTTGGTTATGCTATCATGATGACAAGAGACGAAGATCTCACTTGGCAAATGAGGGCAATTCGAGTGCTGCCTATGTTTGTTTTGCCTGCCATATCGTCTGTGGTATATTCAGCAGTTGTAAACTTCACAAGGATGC TTGAACGGAAAGATGAGAAGACACTTGAAAAGTTGAGAGCTGAAAGGAAAGCCAAGATTGATGAACTGAAAGAACGGACGAATTATTACCTTACCCAACAACTTATCCAG AAATATGATCTTGATCCAGCTGCAAAAGCTGCTGCAGCTTCGGTTTTGGCATCTAAGCTGGGGGCGGATTCTGGCTTAAGAGTACATCTTGGGGAAGAACCAAATTATGATGCAGCAGTGGTTATGAGCAACAATGCTGAGATATTGCCATCAGATGGGCTGAGAAACAGGAAGCAGCCCAATGCAAGAGGCAGCAGGACTGGTAGCACTACAGCTGCTCATACTTCGGCACAAGGTGTTGAATCCAGCCCAGCTCTTAATGCTGGCCTGGAAAACGTACAGCCTACAAGGGTTGTAGAACATTATCAAGGTTCTGGGGCAAGTGATGGTGGATGGATTGCAAAAATCGCTGCCTTACTTGTTGGGGAGGACCCATCACAGTCGTACGCTTTGATCTGTGGCAATTGCCATATGCATAATG GCTTGGCCCGGAAGGAAGATTACCCACACATTACATACTATTGCCCACATTGTCATGCTCTAAACACATCAAATAACTCGATGGGGCAATACTCAGGCTCCAACTCAGGCCCATCGACCCCAGTTGCTCCTGCTGATGTGATATCTGCTACCAGCTCAGTAGTAGAGAGTGAATTGATTAATATGGCTACAGTGCAGGAGTTGCCAAAGGAAGAACACGCAGAGAAGGAAGTGGAGGCAAGTTGA